The following is a genomic window from Candidatus Vondammii sp. HM_W22.
AGATGGCCCGAGCAGAAGGTATCGTGCTCAGTCGAAGCCATGAGAAGGAAGTAAAAATTCTCAAGCTCCCCACCCGATTTGCCACACATCCGAGGAATCGTAAAAAGGCACGTAAGGCCGTCAAGCGATTAAAGACCATCAGCGGCCGATTACTGCGTGAAATACAGCGTAAGATGACCGCAGAACAACAGAAATTCTATGCAGAAAAGTTCGCCCTGTACCAGCGCATGCTGAATCAGAAGCGTGCTGATAAAAACAAGTTGTACAGCCTACATGAACCTCATGTTTACTGTATGAGCAAAGGCAAGGCCCAGCAGCGTTATGAGTTTGGCACCAAGGCATCAATCACCACCACAAGGGACGCGGGCATTGTGATTGGTGCCCTGGCTTTTGAGAAGAATGTATTTGATGGTCACACCGTACCTGAGGTCTTGGCACAGGTGAAACGTCTCATCAATCGAGTACCCAAAGTGGGTATTGCTGATCGAGGTTATCGGGGCAAATCAAAGGTTAATGACACCCAGATAGTAACGCCAAGGCCTGCTAGGAAGAATACCTCAGGAGAAGCCATGGCATTAGCCAGAAAACGTTTCAGAAGACGAGCTGGCATTGAGCCTGTGGTCACTTAAAGAGTGACCACAGGCTAAAAAGGAACTTTCTTAAAGGCTTTGCCGGGGATCAGATTAACTTGCTTATGGCGGCGGCTACCTTCAACTTCAGAAAATGGATGAGGGAGGTTCTTTTTGTGCTGAAAAATATCATGTCCATACTGTTGTTCCTGTTTGCAAAACAGAAACAACAGTATTATTAAGTGCCTGGAATGAATATTTCAGGGTCGACTACTTACTTAAACTTTTCTGGGTAGCCATTTTTCCGAATATTCTCTCGCGTAATAGCCCTGGGTTTGGTAAGTAGCGGGAATGGCTTGGGTCTTCGTTTTATAGCTCGCGGCTCCATACGTCCCGGTTGTTTTCCAACCTGCTGCTGTGCAATGAGGATAAAAAGGCCGTCAATTTTGTCAATGTCGTAACGACCGCTTTTTTGCCACACAATCCATAGCTGCAAAGTATGCTTGAAGCTAGGTTGTCGAGGAATGATGTCAGCCAGTAATGCCGCCTGAGCCAGGCGTAAACGGATCAAGTTGTAAGCCAAAAGATAGACCCACAGCTCTTTTTTCGCCATTTCCGGTGTGCAACAACTTAATGTTTCCATTCCCAGAGTGGTCTTGATATTGCGTATATCTAACTCTACCTGCCAACGGTTCCGATAGAGTGCCTTCAGGGCGGCTTTGCTCGTACTTTTTGAGCAAAGTAGTGTTGTCACCAGGATCTTACCGCCAGCACGCAACTCCCGCACTTTCAATCTATCGGGGGTTTGATCATACTCTGCCTGACTCATCCAGGCAGGTTTGACTTTTGGCTTGTCTATTTCGATAAGATGATCTCGCGGGCCCAGACGCTCTCCTTGGCGAAAATCCGTGCTGCCCCGCCGTGAACCATATTGCTCGAAAACGCCATCCACTCCTTTGGCCTGAAGAGCACACAACAGAAAATAGGTGGCATAAAAAGCATCCCCCAGAAGGAGATCACCAGCGTCCAAGGTACTAAGCATGGCTCTAAGCAATGACTGCTCATCGCTTCCTTTTCCGCGACAAGGTCCCAATGCTGCATCAAGTACAGCACCGCTGGCGAGGCAGACGATACCAACCACCCGGCAAAGAGGGAAACCCAATCCGGGTTGTTGGCTACGGGGTTGAGGATAGACAGTCTGGTTCTCTTCTGTATCGGGCAACGTAACGATAGCGCCATCCACCAGTCTGACCGGTCGTCCCCGCCAGTGCCAGGAATCCGGGGTGTGCTCAGTCATCATACGCCTCGTGTAACGGGCTAGCGTAGAGACCATGTCCAATGGCAGCCGTTTCCGTGCGCGACAGTATGCTCCCGTATGCGTACTACAGATTGGCAGCTCACCCATCAATCGTTTGACTGCAGCAGCATCAACTATGTTCTGGCAAGAACGATCAGCACTCATTGCTTGAGCCAGAAACATCGACAGCGTCTCTGTTGGCGGAAACAGCCTTTCCCGATGTTCCGGTAGCAACGATTCGACTTGATTGAGAAACTCTGGGCCGGTTAGCAGACTAAAGAAAGCATAGGAATCACTGGCTGTAGTGTAGGTTGTGATACCTTTTTGTTGATGTATGCAGGCGCGTTGATCAGGATGCATTAAGGCTGCTTCCCTGCTTGATGGTTTGGCAATTAGCATCTTATCATCTGAACCAGCCTTTTTTTATTCGTTATATCAGTAGATTATTGCTTAAGTAAGTAGCATTCCCCATTAATCGACTTTGTTTGTACCTACTTAAATCTGCTCTTTCTCACTTTGCTATCCTAAAATAATTTATCTAGAACAGCCCCTTTTTTTGTTGGTTAACCTACCAGGACCCAAACCCAGGAGCAATAAATTATGAGTCTCAGTTAGCAGTAACTGGAGCAATGAAAAACTGACCCTCATTCGGAGGGGAGGGTTACCATGCGCTCAATAGTGCGAGGGTCAGTTGATAAACGATAAGTTATTCCAAGCTGGCACCACGACCTAATGAAATGCGATTCCAAGCCCGTTCGTGCAGATAGTAGAGAACCATTTTAGTTAGCACCTCAGTTGAACTTATGGCCATGGCCACTACCACATCCTGGGTAAAGAACCAGGAGAGCAGCATGGTGTCCAATGATCCCGTTACCCGCCAGGAAAGTGCCTTAGCCCAGCTGCGAATAGGCCTATCCTTCAGGACCTGAGGGGCCGGTTGATTCTCTTTTCGTAGTGCCAATGAATCAATAAACAAGGTGATACCTCCACTGCTAATTTATAGATCTCAGGCGCTCACCGCCAGAGGTTGATAGCCTGCCTTCAATACGCCGGATTGATCCAGGTATGCCAACAGCTGATTGACCGCTTCTGTCACACTGAGGCGATTGGCATCGATCCTCACTTCCGGTGACTCTGGTTTTTCATAGGGGCTATCTATACCGGTGAACTGTTTGATTTCACCACGCTCTGCCCTGGCGTAAAATCCTTTTGGGTCACGCTGTTTGCAGACATCCAGCGGAGCATCCACAAACACTTCTACAAACTGCCCCTCGGGCAGAATCTCACGCGCTATGCGGCGATCGGCACGAAATGGTGAGATAAACGCAGTCAGGGTGATAAGGCCGGCATCCGCAGCCAGCTTTGCCACTTCACTCACACGGCGAATATTCTCTTTACGATCCTGATCACTGAAACCAAGATCACTGCACAGACCGTGTCGCACGTTGTCACCATCCAGCAAATAGGTGTGATACCCCTGATGGGATAGAATCTGTTCCAGGGCACCCGCAATAGTGGATTTACCCGAGGCACTGAGTCCGGTGAACCAGATCACCAGTGGTTTCTGCGATTTTTGGCTGGCCCGGGTCTGTTGATCCACCGGGTGAGAATGCCAAATAATATTGTTGCTCATATGCTTCATACTCCAATTGCTTTCAAATCAAGTTGCCGGCCTCTGCCTCGACGACCGCCTGTTATTCATGCAGTCCGCATTCACGTTTCAGACCAAAGAAGCGGGTCTCCTCTTCCAGCATCCCTGGTGTCAGCGGACAACTGGTGTGCCTGTCACCCACTGAGACATAGCCTTGCTCCCAGAGCGGGTGATACGGGAGGCTGTGGTGACTCAGATAGTGGTGTACATCCCGCTTACTCCAGTCGATGATCGGATGCAGCTTGAAGCGTCCATCATGGAGTCGCAGAACAGGCAGTCCCGCCCGGCTCTCTGACTGCTCTCGACGCAGTCCGGCAAACCAAGTACCCACTTCAAGATCGCGTAGGGCACGTTGCATCGGCTCCACTTTGTTAATCTGGTTGTATCGTTCAATCCCCTCTCGACCCTGCTCCCATAACTTGCCGAGGAGAGCCTCTTGCCATGAGGCCGAACGCTGCGCCCGATAGACCATCAGATTCAGCTGCAAACGATCAGTCAACTCATCGATAAACTGATAGGTTTCACTGAACAGGTAACCGGTATCGATCAACATCACTGGAATCTCCGGTGCAGCTTGCGTTACCAGATGCAGCATTACCGCCCCCTGGATTCCAAAGCTTGACGATAAGAGATGGCTGCCCGGCAGATGTTGCAGTGCCCACTGCACACGCTCTTCTGCCGTCTCCTTTTCCATCTGTTGATTAACAGTCAAAAGCGCCTGCTGTTCGCCAGCCAGCAGTGCTTCTATCAACTCCCGCTCATCCATTCGTCACCTCTACCCTTATCGTGTTCTTATCAACCTCAACCAAACCGCTGCGAACGGTAAAGTCACCAAACCCCTCGCCCGCTTCCCGTTCCTGGTTATAACGACTGAACAACTGATCCAACTCAGTCAATAGCTCGCTCTCCGTCAGATTTTCACGGTAGAGACGATTCAGTCTCAGCCCTTTGCCATCACCACCAAGCAACAAGTTGTAGCGTCCCGGGCCTTTACCAACTAGTCCCACCTCTGCCACAAATGGGCGGGCACAACCGTTGGGGCAGCCGGTCATACGTATCACGATGCCGCTGTCGCTAAGCCCATGGTGTGCGGCCAACTGTTCAATACTTTCGATAAATTCAGGAAAGTAACGCTCTGCCTCTGCCATGGCTTGGGGGCAAGTCGGTAATGCGACACAGGCAATACTCTTCAACCGGGTTAACGAACGGTTTTCTGGCAACAGATTGTGCTCCCGGGCCAATCGCTCGATCCGCCCTTTCTCACTCGCCGGAATAGCGGCGACAATAAGGTTTTGATTTGGGGTAATCCGGAAATCACCCTGATGAATCTCAGCGATTTGGCGCAACCCGGTCATCAATTGGGAGCCTGGCGCATCGGCCACCCGGCCATTTTCCAGATAGAGCGTCAGATGCCAGTTTCCATCCGTCCCTTCTACCCAGCCATAGCGGTCACCCTGGTCGATAAAGGTGACCGGATGTAATGGCTGAAAGCGAATACCGGATCGCAGCTCCACCTCTTCCTGGAAGCGGCTCAAGCCGATACGTTCAATGGTGTATTTGAGCCGTGCATGACGACGGCTGACCCGATTACCGAAATCACGCTGGAGACTGACCACCGCTTCCGTAACCGCCAACATCTGGTCCGGGGCGACAAAACCGAGTTCATCGGCCAAACGGGGAAAGGTGGTACTGTCACCATGGGTGGTCCCCATACCGCCGCCTGCCAGCACATTGAAACCGATCAGCTTCTCCTGCTCGGCCACCGCAACAAATCCCAAGTCGTTGGTGTAGACGTCGACATCGTTGTGTGGCGGTACTGCCACCGCGATTTTGAACTTGCGTGGCAGATAGGTCTCACCATACAGCGGCTCGGAATCTTCACCCTCAACCCGTTCACCATCGAGCCAGATCTCATGATAGGCACGGGTATTCGGAAGTAGATCTTCGCTGATCCGTTCTGTCCACCGGTAGACCTCGGCATGCAGCGCGGATGCCACCGGATTGGGGTTGCACATCACATTTCGATTTACATCGCCGCAGCCGCCAAGCGAGTCGATCATCACCCGATTGATCTTTTGAATCAGCGGCTTGATATTGTGTTTGAGTATGCCGTGATACTGAAACGTCTGCCGGGTAGTGAGACGGATAGAGCCGCTACTCAACTCCCGTCCCACACTATCGATTGCCAGCCACTGTCGGGGCGTGCAGACGCCTCCCGGTAACCGGGCTCTGAGCATAAAGCTATACTGGGGCTCCAGATACTGTTGCTGACGCTGCTGACGCAGATCACGATCATCCTGTTGATAGAAACCGTGGAACTTACTGATCTGAGCATCAGATGGACTCAAAGCTCCGGTCAGCTCATCGCTCAGGCTCTGTTCAAGGGTTCCGCGCAGATAGTTGCTGCCGGCCTTGATCAGCTCATTTTCATTGGCTTCAACTTCCATCAGTAGACATCCCGTTGATAGCGCCCTTGCGAACGCAGGTTATCGATATAGGCTGCCGCCGCCTCTTCATTGAGAGCGCCGTAGCCATGAACAATTTGAGTAACGGCCTGAGACACCGCCTCATCCATTGCTTTGCCGCCACAGACATAGAGCTGACCACCCTCTTCCAGCCAACGATAAAGCTCTTCACCAAACTCAACAATGCGGTCCTGAACATAGGCACTGTGATGGTCATCCCGAGAGAACGCCGGGGTCACCCGCGCCAACACGCCGCTGCCGTGATAGCTCTGCCAATCCAGTTGGTAGAGGAAGTCACGCTGGAAGTGGCGGTTACCGAAGATTAGCCAGTTCCGCCCTTGGTCTCCTTGGGCCTGGCGCTGCTGCAGAAAGCCCCGATAGGGAGCGATGCCTGTCCCGGCCCCGATCATAATGATCGGGGTATCGCCGTTGTCAGGCAGTCGAAAACTGCTGTTCTCGGCCACATAGATATCCAGCAGGTCACCTTCAGCCAGACGCTCAGAGAGAAAACCGGACGCCCCACCCAGATGGTCCCGGCCATGGGAATGAAAACGCAGGGTGGAGACTGTCAGGTGTATCTCATCTTCATACTCGGCCTGACTGGAGGCGATGGAGTAGAGACGCGGCTGTAACGGCCGCAACAACCCAGCCAGGGAAGCCGCATCCAGAGCAGCAGGATATGAGTTCAACAGATCGATCAATTGTCGACCGTGGGTAAATGTCCGCAGCGCTTTTGGGTCTTCCAACAACGCCTGCAACCTTTCATCGCCAGTCACCCCGGCCCACCCGGTAACTACCTTGGGGTGGAGCTGGGTCAACTCCAGCCTAGTCAACAGTGCAGCGCTCAGAGAGAGCGTCTCACCATTCACCTCAACCGGGGTTTCAGCATCCAAGGCGGTGGTAGTGAGTATCTCATCCACCAGTGCCGGATCGTTCTTGAACCAGACGCCAAGTGCATCTCCCGGTGAATACCTGACAACGTCTGGATCGATCTCCAGAACGACATGACGAACCTCGGCCACTGCATCCTGGGTGGTAATCCTTCGATTCTCCAACAACGTCGATTGATAGGGGTCATTGCGACCATAACGTAGAAATGCTTGTCCATGGGACAGAGACAGGAGCTGTGCCTCTCTGGCGGGAGCATGCTGCTCAACCAGATCCAATGCATTGGAAACCCACTGTGCTAACTCTGCCTGAAAATCCACATCGGCATCCAGTCGTGACAACAGGCGATGGCCTCCCAACGCTTCCAGCCGTTGGTCAAAATCCTGAGCCGCCTTGCAGAAGTGCTCGTAACTGGAGTCTCCCAGGCCGAACACCCCAAAACTCAACCCTTCCAGTTTCGGCGCTCTGCAACCAAACAGGTATCGGTGCAGCTCATTGGCGCTCTCCGGGGGTTCTCCTTCACCCTGGGTGCTGATAACCAGTAACAGCAGCTTCTCTTTAGTCAGGTCCCTGGGTTTGAAGTCCGATACCGACAGAACCCGGACAGCGATCCTACGGACAGAAGCCGAATCAGCCAGGGTCTCGGCCACTGAACGGGCATTGCCGGTCTGGGATGCATAGAGAACTGTCAACTGCTGAGGCTCTGGTGATCTCTCCACCCTTTGGTCACGACCCATACCTGCCAGATAGCCACTGGCCCAACTCAACTGATGGGATGAGAGGCCGCGAACGGCCTGTGACAACCGCTGAAGCTGAAAGCCACTTAAAGAAGTACCCTCCTGTTCTGAAATCTGTTCAACGCTAGTTGATTGCATGAAGCTACCCTAAAAATATGAAATATGACCGCTTCCGGCCAAATCGTGGGTAGCAATATAGTTGCATGGCATATATCATGTAAAATGATATATTTTGATTATATATCATTATTCTTAATATGGAACTGAGACAACTACGCTCTCTGATCGCCCTCGCCGAGTCTGGATTCAACGTAACCCAGACCGCCAAACGGCTGCACCTGGTGCAGTCGACCGTCTCCCAGCACCTCTCCCGGCTGGAGAACGAGCTGGGAACAGAGATATTCAAACGCCAGGGAAAACGACTGCTGGAGTTAACCACCTCCGGCGAGAAAATTCTCCACTACGCCCGCAAGACACTGGCAGAGAGTGACAACATTCTTGCGGTTGGACGTGATCATGTGGATGAGAGTAGTGGTACCCTGCGGATCGGGACCACCCACACCCAGGCACGTTATGTGCTGCCTGCGATAATCCGAGAATTCCGCAACAACTATCCCTTGGTGAATCTGCAAATTCATCAGGGCACACCCCAGCAACTGGTGGAGATGACCGCCCGCGACCAAGTGGATCTATCTATCTGTACCGAAGAGTTGGCGGAGACTGCCACCCTAGAGGCGATCCATTGCTACCGTTGGAACCGGAGTCTGATCGCGCCAGCCGGACACCCGATTTTCAGCCGCCACCTGCTACAGTTGGAGACTCTGTGCGAGTATCCGCTGATAACCTATGTGTTTGGCTTTACCGGCGGCAATCACTTCAGAACAAGTTTCTCCCGCCTTGGCCTAAAGCCACAGGTGGTCTTGAGTGCCGCCGATACCGATGTTATCAAGACCTATGTCAGAGAGGGATTTGGAGTGGGTATTATTGCCAGCCTCGCCTACTCGGGAGACACCGATAATGATCTTCAGATTCACGACTTGAGCAACCTGTTTCCCTGGGAGGTCACCCGAATCGCTTATAATCGAGATAAGTATCTGCGGCACTACGAAGAGCACTTCATCGAACTGCTGCAGACAATGGTGGCAGACAATGGGGTGATTGTGGAACGGAATACCGAAGAGACGAGCAAGTGACGGCAGCTATTTGTTAGCCAAGCTTGCTTTGCCAAGTGCGTCTTCGCTCTCGTGATGCGTTCTGGGACATCCTAGTCCCCAAAACCCACACGATCTCCGACAGCCTGTTATTGCCCCGGTCGGCCATTTGGTGAACGCATTCCATATTTTACACTATTAAGAAATTAGGGGTCTGAAAAATTGAAGTTTTTCACTTCACTTGCCATCCGATCCCCGATACTTGTAAAAACAACCTGCTTTATTCCCGGATTTGATCTCACATTTTAGCTATTCCGAGTTTTTCAGCTGAGCTGGGGATATTTGTCGTCCCATCGGTTAGAGAAATTATCAAGTTCCAGTAGCACTTCATCTTCACAATCCAGGTAAATAATGGGATAGACCGCATCCAGTAGCCTAGATAGCCATTCAATCACTTGTTCAATAACACATCAGTCACTTTGGGAATCAAGGTGGCGGAGACATCAGCACCGTACATTTCTTTAATGGTCGTGACGATTTCTCGTGTTGTCATGCCCTGGACATACAAGAAAATAATCTTGTCGTCCATGGAAGTAAATCGACGCTGGTGTTTTTTAACGAGCTTGGGCTCGAAACTCCCAGCTCTGTCGCGTGGTGTATCGAGCTCGAACTGGCCAGCTTCCGTTCGGTTAGTCTACTGGCATAGCCGTTGCGGTTATTGGCAGCTGCGGACTGCTCGTGCCTTTCAAAGCCAAGATGATCATCTAACTCAGCGTTCAGTGCCGCTTCGACCGTGATCTTGGTCAGCATTTGCCAAAACTCGTTGAGATCTTCTTCAGTTTTGATGTTTTTAGCGGCCGCTTGGGCTATCGCTTGGAGCTCTTTCTTGTCGATCATCTGCCTATCCTCTCCCTTGTTTGGGTTTAATGATAGACAGTTACACAGAATTTAGGTCTGTCTCTATCTATACGGAAGCGTCTCTTCACTTCCTCTTAATATCGACAGGCACCAGATCATCAGCGCCTTCCTGCGAGTAGTAGTCATACTTGCCTTGAAGACGAGAAGTGAATTGCCAGGCTTCATTGAAGCTCAATCCACTTTTTTTCGGGAATATCAGTTTGATATAAAGTCCCTCTTTTCTGAACTCCAGCAGCTTATCCAATTGATTTTCCAGGACTGCCTGACTCACCGTACTATAGCCGGGTTTATCGGTAGTCTGGTATTCGATAATCAGGCGTCCCACGGATTTCGTATAGCGCACTTCCACAAGGTAATGTCCCTCCAGAGAGCGGGCGGGTCTAATCAGCTTGGTATACTTGAGTTTCAGCTCATCGAACTCACCCTGGAGGGTATTTATCTGACGCCCAAATCTTCGCTCGGTTGTCTTCAGCTCCAAAAGCTCGAGAGACTGCAGCCCATAGGTTGCCTGCAGGTTGGTCAGTTGTTGCTGAACGGATTCATGCTCTTGTTCCAGGCTCGCCAGATTCACCTGCACTGCGGCAAGCTGCTGCTGGGTGAAGTCCAGATTCTGCTGCAGGGTTTCAAGATTCTGTTGTTGGGAATTGATGGTGGTGG
Proteins encoded in this region:
- a CDS encoding IS4 family transposase; translation: MHPDQRACIHQQKGITTYTTASDSYAFFSLLTGPEFLNQVESLLPEHRERLFPPTETLSMFLAQAMSADRSCQNIVDAAAVKRLMGELPICSTHTGAYCRARKRLPLDMVSTLARYTRRMMTEHTPDSWHWRGRPVRLVDGAIVTLPDTEENQTVYPQPRSQQPGLGFPLCRVVGIVCLASGAVLDAALGPCRGKGSDEQSLLRAMLSTLDAGDLLLGDAFYATYFLLCALQAKGVDGVFEQYGSRRGSTDFRQGERLGPRDHLIEIDKPKVKPAWMSQAEYDQTPDRLKVRELRAGGKILVTTLLCSKSTSKAALKALYRNRWQVELDIRNIKTTLGMETLSCCTPEMAKKELWVYLLAYNLIRLRLAQAALLADIIPRQPSFKHTLQLWIVWQKSGRYDIDKIDGLFILIAQQQVGKQPGRMEPRAIKRRPKPFPLLTKPRAITRENIRKNGYPEKFK
- the cysI gene encoding assimilatory sulfite reductase (NADPH) hemoprotein subunit; amino-acid sequence: MMEVEANENELIKAGSNYLRGTLEQSLSDELTGALSPSDAQISKFHGFYQQDDRDLRQQRQQQYLEPQYSFMLRARLPGGVCTPRQWLAIDSVGRELSSGSIRLTTRQTFQYHGILKHNIKPLIQKINRVMIDSLGGCGDVNRNVMCNPNPVASALHAEVYRWTERISEDLLPNTRAYHEIWLDGERVEGEDSEPLYGETYLPRKFKIAVAVPPHNDVDVYTNDLGFVAVAEQEKLIGFNVLAGGGMGTTHGDSTTFPRLADELGFVAPDQMLAVTEAVVSLQRDFGNRVSRRHARLKYTIERIGLSRFQEEVELRSGIRFQPLHPVTFIDQGDRYGWVEGTDGNWHLTLYLENGRVADAPGSQLMTGLRQIAEIHQGDFRITPNQNLIVAAIPASEKGRIERLAREHNLLPENRSLTRLKSIACVALPTCPQAMAEAERYFPEFIESIEQLAAHHGLSDSGIVIRMTGCPNGCARPFVAEVGLVGKGPGRYNLLLGGDGKGLRLNRLYRENLTESELLTELDQLFSRYNQEREAGEGFGDFTVRSGLVEVDKNTIRVEVTNG
- a CDS encoding assimilatory sulfite reductase (NADPH) flavoprotein subunit, with amino-acid sequence MQSTSVEQISEQEGTSLSGFQLQRLSQAVRGLSSHQLSWASGYLAGMGRDQRVERSPEPQQLTVLYASQTGNARSVAETLADSASVRRIAVRVLSVSDFKPRDLTKEKLLLLVISTQGEGEPPESANELHRYLFGCRAPKLEGLSFGVFGLGDSSYEHFCKAAQDFDQRLEALGGHRLLSRLDADVDFQAELAQWVSNALDLVEQHAPAREAQLLSLSHGQAFLRYGRNDPYQSTLLENRRITTQDAVAEVRHVVLEIDPDVVRYSPGDALGVWFKNDPALVDEILTTTALDAETPVEVNGETLSLSAALLTRLELTQLHPKVVTGWAGVTGDERLQALLEDPKALRTFTHGRQLIDLLNSYPAALDAASLAGLLRPLQPRLYSIASSQAEYEDEIHLTVSTLRFHSHGRDHLGGASGFLSERLAEGDLLDIYVAENSSFRLPDNGDTPIIMIGAGTGIAPYRGFLQQRQAQGDQGRNWLIFGNRHFQRDFLYQLDWQSYHGSGVLARVTPAFSRDDHHSAYVQDRIVEFGEELYRWLEEGGQLYVCGGKAMDEAVSQAVTQIVHGYGALNEEAAAAYIDNLRSQGRYQRDVY
- a CDS encoding phosphoadenylyl-sulfate reductase, whose protein sequence is MDERELIEALLAGEQQALLTVNQQMEKETAEERVQWALQHLPGSHLLSSSFGIQGAVMLHLVTQAAPEIPVMLIDTGYLFSETYQFIDELTDRLQLNLMVYRAQRSASWQEALLGKLWEQGREGIERYNQINKVEPMQRALRDLEVGTWFAGLRREQSESRAGLPVLRLHDGRFKLHPIIDWSKRDVHHYLSHHSLPYHPLWEQGYVSVGDRHTSCPLTPGMLEEETRFFGLKRECGLHE
- the cysC gene encoding adenylyl-sulfate kinase, producing the protein MSNNIIWHSHPVDQQTRASQKSQKPLVIWFTGLSASGKSTIAGALEQILSHQGYHTYLLDGDNVRHGLCSDLGFSDQDRKENIRRVSEVAKLAADAGLITLTAFISPFRADRRIAREILPEGQFVEVFVDAPLDVCKQRDPKGFYARAERGEIKQFTGIDSPYEKPESPEVRIDANRLSVTEAVNQLLAYLDQSGVLKAGYQPLAVSA
- a CDS encoding LysR substrate-binding domain-containing protein produces the protein MELRQLRSLIALAESGFNVTQTAKRLHLVQSTVSQHLSRLENELGTEIFKRQGKRLLELTTSGEKILHYARKTLAESDNILAVGRDHVDESSGTLRIGTTHTQARYVLPAIIREFRNNYPLVNLQIHQGTPQQLVEMTARDQVDLSICTEELAETATLEAIHCYRWNRSLIAPAGHPIFSRHLLQLETLCEYPLITYVFGFTGGNHFRTSFSRLGLKPQVVLSAADTDVIKTYVREGFGVGIIASLAYSGDTDNDLQIHDLSNLFPWEVTRIAYNRDKYLRHYEEHFIELLQTMVADNGVIVERNTEETSK
- a CDS encoding DUF2061 domain-containing protein; the encoded protein is MFIDSLALRKENQPAPQVLKDRPIRSWAKALSWRVTGSLDTMLLSWFFTQDVVVAMAISSTEVLTKMVLYYLHERAWNRISLGRGASLE